The following proteins are co-located in the Streptococcus anginosus genome:
- a CDS encoding polysaccharide deacetylase family protein, giving the protein MGKHSGNRSVRNRIRKRRQRRAIISFILLVVLVIAGTFMWKRSGTNLANNHTRTATSQVRKSSTSQATTKETSGSSEKVSKVKWIRQDQPVKFPILMYHAIHNMDPSEAANAGLIVSPETFESHLKALKDAGYYTLTPKEAYKVLTENVLPKNKKVVWLTFDDSLRDFYTNAFPLLQKYQMRATNNVITGFVENGREDMLTLEQIKEMKQKGMSFEDHTVNHPDLSLANAETQTTELQVSKQYLDSNLSQNTTTVAYPSGRYSETTTQIAESLGYKMGLTTNNGLASLNDGLLTLNRVRVNPTTTAQDLLNEIATN; this is encoded by the coding sequence ATGGGAAAACATTCTGGTAATCGTTCTGTACGAAATCGTATTCGTAAGAGGAGACAACGGCGTGCTATTATAAGCTTCATCTTATTGGTTGTTCTAGTGATTGCAGGAACATTTATGTGGAAACGCTCTGGAACAAATCTGGCTAATAACCATACAAGAACTGCCACTTCACAAGTGAGAAAATCTTCTACTTCTCAAGCAACTACTAAAGAAACATCTGGATCTAGTGAAAAAGTAAGCAAAGTGAAATGGATAAGGCAAGATCAGCCTGTTAAATTCCCTATTTTGATGTACCATGCGATTCACAATATGGATCCTTCTGAAGCAGCAAATGCTGGTTTGATTGTCTCGCCTGAAACGTTTGAAAGTCATTTGAAAGCTCTAAAAGACGCTGGCTATTATACTCTCACGCCAAAGGAAGCCTATAAAGTTTTGACTGAAAATGTCCTTCCGAAAAATAAAAAAGTCGTTTGGTTGACCTTTGATGATAGTTTGAGAGATTTTTACACCAATGCTTTCCCACTTCTTCAAAAATACCAAATGCGGGCAACCAATAATGTCATTACTGGTTTTGTCGAAAATGGACGCGAGGATATGCTGACGCTTGAGCAAATCAAGGAAATGAAGCAAAAGGGAATGTCTTTTGAAGATCATACCGTTAATCATCCAGATTTATCCCTTGCAAATGCTGAAACACAAACGACAGAATTGCAAGTTTCTAAGCAATATCTAGATAGCAACCTCTCCCAAAATACAACGACGGTTGCTTATCCTTCAGGACGTTATAGTGAAACAACGACACAAATTGCTGAAAGCCTCGGCTATAAAATGGGATTGACAACCAACAACGGACTAGCTTCTCTTAATGACGGACTTTTAACCCTCAACCGTGTTCGTGTCAATCCAACAACGACTGCACAAGACTTATTAAATGAAATTGCTACAAATTAA
- a CDS encoding PTS sugar transporter subunit IIC: MMFNKLTRKSRIDQYLIKKMIAFRQMSFIKITQETLVSLFPFFLLTTTTMVLSESVFSVNGYINNLFSVRSWFPHFSTISLVTTNFTYLIGGLAGPLATYFSAKYTAGYYGRSTGTAGITAFIFSLLVNSRELFSVVLNDGALTKINLPVNINLIVAILIGYVVGQIFRFSSPNDDHIVDEHFIYYPKTLRPIFCSFALAVLVSFLINLGNRHNVFSTIANFLSGLIVNRNNIFVIEMNTALRTFSAWIGNSNSFNDLPFVNDSSALDNLNYALKHHTTTGVPYLFSTTNLYDAYGTFSGLGGVLALLVAILWKSRSDKDRDVSLKSIFPSLFNHGVAFMVGIPIFFNFLFLIPFILVPMLNVFVASIFLYFRIMPPAVYPVPSGTPSVLYAFIGTGGSLRALAVGIFIFIIDVLLYIPFVRFNDRIHEELRQMDQKGGEHD, translated from the coding sequence ATGATGTTCAATAAATTAACCAGAAAAAGTCGTATAGATCAATACTTAATAAAAAAAATGATTGCCTTTCGGCAAATGAGTTTCATTAAAATTACACAAGAAACATTGGTATCGCTCTTTCCTTTTTTCTTGCTAACAACGACAACAATGGTTTTGTCAGAGTCGGTTTTTTCAGTAAATGGTTATATTAACAACCTATTCAGCGTTCGCTCTTGGTTTCCTCATTTTTCAACTATTAGCTTAGTCACGACAAATTTCACCTATCTGATAGGGGGATTGGCAGGACCATTAGCGACTTATTTTAGTGCAAAATACACAGCTGGTTATTATGGTCGTAGTACGGGGACAGCTGGGATTACAGCCTTTATTTTTAGCTTATTAGTTAATTCGCGCGAATTATTTTCGGTGGTTTTAAATGACGGCGCTTTGACGAAAATCAATCTTCCTGTCAATATCAATCTAATTGTTGCGATATTGATTGGTTATGTGGTGGGACAAATTTTTCGATTTTCAAGTCCGAATGATGACCACATTGTAGATGAGCATTTTATTTATTACCCTAAAACGTTGCGCCCTATCTTTTGCTCGTTTGCTCTGGCTGTCTTGGTTAGTTTTCTCATTAATCTGGGCAATCGACACAATGTTTTTTCAACAATTGCAAATTTTTTGTCAGGCTTAATTGTCAATAGAAACAATATCTTTGTCATTGAAATGAATACTGCCTTACGGACTTTTAGTGCTTGGATTGGAAATAGTAATTCATTTAATGACCTGCCGTTTGTCAATGACTCCTCTGCCTTGGATAATCTCAATTATGCTTTGAAACATCATACTACAACAGGGGTACCTTATCTCTTTTCAACGACCAATCTGTATGATGCTTATGGAACGTTTTCAGGTCTGGGCGGAGTTTTAGCTCTTCTCGTAGCTATTCTCTGGAAATCTCGAAGTGACAAAGACCGAGATGTGAGTTTGAAAAGTATTTTTCCTTCACTTTTCAACCATGGTGTAGCCTTTATGGTTGGGATTCCTATATTTTTCAACTTTCTATTTTTAATCCCTTTTATCCTCGTACCCATGCTGAATGTCTTTGTAGCTAGTATTTTTCTATATTTTAGAATAATGCCTCCGGCTGTTTATCCAGTTCCTAGCGGAACGCCAAGTGTACTCTATGCTTTTATTGGGACAGGTGGAAGTTTGCGAGCATTAGCAGTAGGAATTTTCATTTTTATTATTGATGTTCTCCTTTATATCCCCTTTGTGAGATTTAATGACCGGATTCATGAGGAACTCAGACAAATGGATCAGAAAGGAGGCGAACATGACTAA
- the galE gene encoding UDP-glucose 4-epimerase GalE codes for MAILVLGGAGYIGSHMVDRLVEAGQEEVVVVDSLVTGHRAAVHPAAVFYKGDLADKDFMRSVFSKHPDIDAVIHFAAFSLVAESMTDPLKYFDNNTAGMIALLEVMNEVGVKKIVFSSTAATYGIPEEIPILETTPQKPINPYGESKLMMETIMKWADQAYGIKFVALRYFNVAGAKPDGSIGEDHGPETHLLPIVLQVAQGKREKIAIFGDDYNTPDGTNVRDYVHPFDLADAHSLAVDYLRKGNESSAFNLGSSTGFSNLAIVEAARKVTGHPIPLEIAGRRPGDPDTLVASSDKARQVLGWQPKFDNIEMIIETAWKWHSIHPNGYAD; via the coding sequence ATGGCAATTTTAGTATTAGGAGGAGCTGGTTATATCGGCTCCCACATGGTTGATCGATTGGTTGAAGCAGGACAGGAAGAAGTCGTCGTTGTAGATAGTTTGGTCACAGGGCACCGAGCTGCGGTTCATCCAGCTGCTGTTTTTTATAAAGGGGATTTGGCAGATAAGGATTTCATGAGAAGTGTCTTTTCAAAACATCCTGATATTGATGCAGTGATTCATTTTGCAGCTTTCTCGCTGGTAGCAGAGTCTATGACAGATCCGCTTAAATATTTTGATAACAATACAGCTGGTATGATTGCGCTTCTGGAAGTCATGAATGAAGTTGGTGTTAAGAAAATTGTCTTTTCATCAACTGCTGCAACATATGGTATCCCTGAAGAAATCCCTATTTTGGAAACGACACCGCAAAAACCAATCAATCCTTATGGTGAAAGCAAACTGATGATGGAAACGATTATGAAGTGGGCAGATCAGGCTTATGGTATCAAGTTTGTGGCTTTGCGTTATTTTAATGTAGCTGGTGCCAAACCAGACGGTTCTATTGGTGAGGACCACGGACCGGAAACACATCTTTTACCAATTGTTCTTCAAGTTGCTCAAGGAAAACGAGAAAAGATTGCTATTTTCGGAGATGATTACAATACACCAGACGGTACAAATGTTCGAGATTATGTACATCCGTTCGATTTAGCAGATGCTCATAGTTTGGCAGTTGATTACCTTCGAAAGGGCAATGAGTCTTCAGCTTTTAATCTAGGCTCGTCGACTGGTTTTTCTAATCTGGCAATCGTTGAAGCAGCACGAAAGGTGACAGGACACCCCATTCCACTTGAAATCGCAGGTCGTCGTCCAGGGGATCCGGATACACTTGTTGCATCGTCTGACAAGGCACGTCAGGTCTTGGGTTGGCAACCGAAATTTGACAATATTGAGATGATTATCGAAACAGCTTGGAAATGGCATTCGATCCATCCAAATGGTTACGCTGATTGA
- the thrB gene encoding homoserine kinase, producing the protein MKIIVPATSANIGPGFDSVGVAVSKYLTIEVLGESDRWLIEHDLERRIPSNERNLLIKVARRIAPAIQPHHLKMTSDIPLARGLGSSSSVIVAGIELANQLANLQLSNAEKLNLATKIEGHPDNVAPAIYGNLTISSYLNEKVSTVVTEFPEVSFIAYVPNYELRTKDSRGVLPKGLSYREAVTASSVANVAIAALMKGDMVTAGRAIESDRFHEHFRQGLIKEFPKIKMLAKKNGAYATYLSGAGPTVMVLAPKDQSNMIKEKIEEQQFKGQVFELQVDCRGVRVEK; encoded by the coding sequence ATGAAAATTATTGTACCTGCAACGAGCGCGAATATTGGTCCAGGATTTGACTCGGTTGGTGTAGCTGTCAGTAAATATCTAACCATTGAAGTTTTGGGAGAAAGCGACCGTTGGCTAATTGAGCATGATTTGGAGCGGCGTATTCCTTCAAATGAACGCAATTTATTGATTAAAGTGGCGCGCAGAATTGCTCCAGCTATTCAACCTCATCATTTAAAAATGACAAGTGATATTCCTTTAGCGCGTGGTCTGGGTTCTTCTAGTTCCGTTATTGTTGCAGGAATTGAACTTGCAAATCAATTGGCAAATTTGCAGTTGTCAAATGCTGAAAAATTGAATCTTGCGACGAAAATTGAAGGACATCCAGATAATGTAGCACCTGCTATTTATGGTAATTTGACGATTTCTAGTTATTTAAACGAGAAAGTTTCAACTGTAGTGACGGAATTTCCAGAAGTAAGCTTTATTGCCTATGTTCCAAATTATGAATTGCGTACTAAAGACAGCCGTGGCGTTCTTCCAAAAGGTTTATCTTATCGTGAAGCTGTCACTGCAAGCTCTGTAGCGAATGTGGCTATTGCCGCTTTAATGAAGGGCGATATGGTAACAGCGGGGCGTGCTATTGAGTCCGACCGTTTTCATGAGCATTTTCGCCAAGGTTTGATTAAGGAATTTCCAAAAATTAAGATGTTGGCAAAGAAAAACGGTGCGTATGCGACTTATCTATCAGGAGCAGGACCTACTGTGATGGTTCTAGCACCAAAAGACCAGTCGAATATGATAAAAGAGAAAATAGAAGAGCAACAATTTAAAGGACAAGTTTTTGAGCTTCAGGTTGATTGCCGAGGCGTTCGAGTAGAAAAATGA
- a CDS encoding DUF4044 domain-containing protein, which yields MAFGDNGQRKKTGFEKLTLIVVVIMLLVTVGAIFASALGALSNF from the coding sequence GTGGCTTTTGGTGATAATGGACAACGGAAAAAAACAGGATTTGAAAAATTGACTTTGATTGTAGTTGTTATCATGTTATTGGTAACGGTTGGAGCAATCTTTGCAAGTGCACTTGGTGCTTTGAGCAATTTCTAA
- a CDS encoding galactokinase yields the protein MSTTLSIQQLRSDFATIFGAEADHTFFSPGRINLIGEHTDYNGGHVFPAAISLGTYGAARKRDDNLLRFYSANFEDKGIIEVPLENLRFEKEHNWTNYPKGVLHLLQKAGHVIDKGMDVYIFGNIPNGSGLSSSASLELLTGIIAEKLFDLKLERLDLVKIGKQTENEFIGVNSGIMDQFAIGMGADQRAIYLDTNTLEYDLVPLDLKDNMVVIMNTNKRRELADSKYNERRAECEKAVEELKQKLSIATLGELNEWDFDEYSYLIQDENRLKRARHAVLENQRTLQAQAALQAGNLEKFGRLMNASHVSLEHDYEVTGLELDTLAHTAWEQEGVLGARMTGAGFGGCAIALVRKDAVEAFQKNVGQKYEEVVGYAPSFYIAEIAGGSRVLD from the coding sequence ATGTCAACGACTCTTTCAATTCAACAATTGCGTTCAGACTTTGCAACAATTTTCGGAGCAGAAGCAGATCACACATTTTTTTCACCGGGACGCATTAACCTGATTGGTGAGCATACAGACTACAATGGTGGTCACGTTTTTCCTGCGGCTATTTCGCTGGGAACTTACGGAGCGGCGCGCAAGCGTGACGATAATTTACTTCGTTTTTATTCAGCGAACTTTGAAGACAAAGGGATTATTGAGGTGCCTTTAGAAAATCTTCGTTTTGAAAAAGAGCATAATTGGACGAATTATCCAAAAGGGGTACTTCATTTATTGCAAAAAGCGGGGCATGTCATTGACAAAGGAATGGACGTCTATATCTTTGGGAATATTCCAAATGGTTCAGGTCTCTCTTCATCTGCCTCTTTAGAGCTATTGACAGGAATTATTGCAGAGAAATTGTTTGATTTAAAATTGGAACGTTTAGATTTAGTAAAAATTGGTAAACAAACAGAAAATGAATTTATCGGAGTTAACTCTGGTATCATGGATCAGTTTGCCATTGGTATGGGAGCGGATCAACGGGCAATTTACTTAGACACGAACACGCTCGAATACGACTTGGTACCGCTTGATCTCAAAGACAATATGGTTGTCATCATGAATACAAACAAGCGTCGTGAACTAGCAGACTCCAAGTACAATGAACGCCGTGCAGAGTGTGAAAAAGCAGTCGAGGAATTAAAGCAAAAACTCTCTATTGCAACCTTGGGTGAATTAAATGAGTGGGATTTTGATGAATACAGCTACTTAATTCAAGATGAAAATCGACTCAAACGTGCTCGTCACGCTGTATTGGAAAATCAACGGACACTTCAAGCTCAAGCTGCTTTGCAAGCTGGCAATCTGGAAAAATTCGGTCGCTTAATGAATGCGTCTCATGTCTCACTTGAACATGATTATGAAGTCACAGGATTAGAGTTAGATACCTTGGCTCATACTGCATGGGAGCAAGAAGGAGTGCTGGGCGCTCGCATGACAGGAGCAGGATTTGGCGGTTGTGCCATTGCTTTGGTTCGCAAAGATGCAGTGGAAGCTTTTCAAAAAAATGTTGGGCAAAAATATGAAGAAGTCGTAGGTTATGCACCGAGCTTCTATATTGCTGAAATCGCTGGTGGCAGCCGTGTGTTGGATTAA
- the obgE gene encoding GTPase ObgE, translating to MSMFLDTAKIKVKAGNGGDGMVAFRREKYVPNGGPWGGDGGRGGNVVFVVDEGLRTLMDFRYNRHFKAQSGEKGMTKGMHGRGAEDLIVHVPQGTTVRDAETGKILTDLIENGQKFVVAHGGRGGRGNIRFATPKNPAPEISENGEPGQERELQLELKILADVGLVGFPSVGKSTLLSVITSAKPKIGAYHFTTIVPNLGMVRTQSGESFAVADLPGLIEGASQGVGLGTQFLRHIERTRVILHVIDMSASEGRDPYEDYLAINKELESYNLRLMERPQIIVANKMDMPESAENLKVFKEKLVANYDEFDELPQIFPISSLTKQGLSTLLDATAELLDKTPEFLLYDESEMEEEAYYGFDEDAPAFEISRDDDAAWVLSGDKLEKLFTMTNFDREEAVMKFARQLRGMGVDEALRARGAKDGDLVRIGKFEFEFVD from the coding sequence ATGAGTATGTTTTTGGATACAGCTAAGATAAAAGTCAAGGCTGGCAATGGCGGTGATGGCATGGTAGCTTTCCGCCGTGAAAAGTATGTCCCAAATGGTGGACCTTGGGGCGGTGACGGTGGTCGTGGCGGCAATGTTGTTTTTGTCGTAGATGAAGGGCTTCGCACTTTGATGGATTTTCGCTACAATCGTCATTTTAAGGCTCAGTCTGGTGAGAAGGGAATGACCAAGGGAATGCACGGTCGTGGTGCAGAAGATTTGATTGTTCACGTACCACAAGGGACAACCGTTCGTGATGCTGAAACAGGGAAAATCCTGACAGACTTGATTGAAAATGGGCAAAAGTTCGTCGTAGCTCACGGCGGTCGTGGCGGTCGTGGCAATATTCGCTTTGCGACGCCTAAAAATCCAGCACCAGAAATTTCTGAAAATGGTGAACCGGGTCAAGAACGCGAACTCCAGTTGGAGCTGAAAATTTTGGCAGATGTTGGTTTGGTTGGATTTCCGTCTGTTGGAAAATCCACACTTTTGAGTGTCATCACTTCTGCTAAGCCGAAAATTGGCGCTTATCATTTCACAACTATTGTACCTAATCTTGGAATGGTTCGGACGCAGTCCGGTGAATCCTTTGCTGTGGCAGACCTGCCTGGCTTGATTGAAGGAGCCAGCCAAGGTGTAGGACTTGGAACACAATTTCTTCGCCATATTGAGCGAACTCGTGTCATCTTGCATGTCATTGATATGTCAGCTAGCGAAGGACGTGATCCTTACGAGGATTATCTTGCTATCAATAAGGAATTGGAATCCTACAATCTTCGCTTAATGGAGCGTCCACAGATTATTGTCGCTAATAAAATGGATATGCCTGAAAGTGCAGAGAATCTAAAAGTCTTTAAAGAAAAATTAGTAGCAAATTATGATGAATTTGATGAACTGCCACAGATTTTTCCAATTTCAAGTTTGACGAAACAAGGCTTGTCAACGCTTTTGGATGCAACTGCAGAATTGCTTGATAAAACACCTGAATTTCTGCTTTATGATGAGTCTGAAATGGAAGAGGAAGCCTATTATGGCTTTGATGAAGATGCTCCAGCTTTTGAAATTTCACGCGATGATGATGCTGCCTGGGTTTTATCTGGTGATAAGTTGGAAAAACTCTTTACCATGACGAACTTTGACCGTGAGGAGGCTGTCATGAAATTTGCACGGCAACTACGTGGTATGGGGGTAGATGAAGCATTGCGGGCGCGTGGTGCTAAGGATGGTGACTTAGTTCGCATCGGCAAGTTTGAATTTGAATTTGTAGACTAA
- a CDS encoding homoserine dehydrogenase, translating into MSIKIALLGFGTVASGVPFLLKENSEKIVQAAHSEIEIAKVLVKDDAEKERLLAAGNHFNFVTTIDEIVNDNEVTIVVELMGRIEPAKTFITQALEAGKHVVTANKDLLAVHGAELLEIAAKHKVALYYEAAVAGGIPILRTLVNSLASDKITRILGVVNGTSNFMMTKMVEEGWSYEAALAEAQRLGFAESDPTNDVDGIDAAYKMVILSQFAFGMTVKFEDVAHQGIRNITPEDVAVAQQLGYVVKLVGSIEETESGLAAEVTPTFLPKTHPLASVNGVMNAVFVESIGIGESMYYGPGAGQKPTATSVVVDIIRIVRRINEGTVGKAFNEFRRELVLAKPEDSKSPYYFSILAPDAKGQVLRLAEIFNAENVSFKQILQQETDGNTARVVIITHAVNKIQLENVARKLQATSDFKLLNTFKVLGE; encoded by the coding sequence ATGTCTATTAAAATTGCTTTACTTGGTTTTGGGACAGTTGCTAGTGGTGTTCCATTTTTATTGAAAGAAAATAGTGAAAAGATTGTGCAAGCAGCTCATTCAGAAATTGAAATTGCGAAAGTATTGGTAAAAGATGATGCTGAAAAAGAACGCTTGTTAGCAGCAGGAAATCATTTTAATTTTGTCACGACGATTGATGAAATTGTAAATGATAATGAAGTAACGATTGTCGTTGAATTGATGGGGCGTATTGAACCTGCAAAAACTTTCATCACTCAAGCGTTAGAAGCAGGTAAACATGTTGTCACTGCAAATAAAGACTTGCTGGCAGTTCATGGCGCTGAGTTGCTTGAGATTGCTGCAAAACACAAGGTGGCTCTTTACTATGAAGCGGCAGTAGCGGGAGGAATTCCGATTTTACGCACGCTTGTTAATTCCCTAGCTTCTGATAAAATTACGCGTATTCTCGGTGTGGTCAATGGAACGTCCAACTTCATGATGACCAAAATGGTAGAAGAAGGTTGGTCTTATGAGGCGGCACTTGCTGAAGCACAGCGACTTGGATTTGCAGAAAGTGACCCAACCAATGATGTGGACGGAATTGATGCTGCATATAAAATGGTTATTTTAAGTCAATTTGCCTTTGGAATGACGGTTAAATTTGAAGATGTCGCCCACCAAGGCATTCGCAATATTACACCAGAAGATGTAGCAGTTGCGCAGCAATTAGGCTATGTTGTCAAATTAGTTGGTTCCATTGAAGAAACGGAATCAGGTCTCGCTGCAGAAGTCACACCGACCTTTTTACCAAAAACTCATCCTCTTGCTAGTGTGAATGGCGTGATGAATGCAGTCTTTGTGGAATCTATCGGTATTGGTGAGTCAATGTATTACGGTCCAGGTGCCGGACAAAAACCCACCGCAACAAGTGTTGTTGTAGATATTATTCGGATTGTTCGACGGATTAATGAAGGAACCGTTGGAAAAGCCTTTAATGAGTTTCGGCGTGAATTAGTTCTGGCTAAACCAGAAGATAGTAAGAGCCCGTACTACTTTTCGATATTGGCACCTGATGCGAAAGGACAAGTTTTACGCTTAGCAGAAATTTTTAATGCTGAAAATGTCTCCTTTAAACAAATTCTGCAACAAGAAACAGACGGAAATACCGCACGAGTCGTAATTATTACCCATGCTGTCAATAAAATACAGCTAGAAAATGTCGCTCGAAAATTGCAGGCAACTTCTGATTTTAAATTATTGAACACCTTCAAAGTATTGGGAGAATAA
- a CDS encoding alpha/beta hydrolase — protein sequence MTKKVKIVLLIVLIFLIGLAVPSYSWTRKNIDQIAKFYNARMSPIIMIPGSSATENRFDGLVQKLNQRRRGVKHSLLKVKVWNDGRITYSGSIAANDNEPIIVIGFENNKDGYSNIKKQAKMVDTAFENLQGKYNFNNFKGLGHSNGGLIYTAFIENYLGSYDVELKKLMTIGTPYNFTETNINNKTEMLADFIKNRENIPTTLAMYSVAGTITYDSDELVPDTSVSAGKYIYQGQAAHYTETTVTGADAQHSDLPTNDEVVFLVQERLVDRQNQRNQRN from the coding sequence ATGACTAAAAAGGTAAAAATAGTGCTACTAATTGTTCTAATTTTTTTGATAGGACTAGCAGTTCCCTCTTATAGTTGGACGAGAAAAAATATTGATCAAATTGCTAAATTTTATAATGCTCGGATGTCGCCAATCATTATGATACCAGGTAGTTCTGCTACGGAAAACCGCTTTGATGGCTTGGTTCAAAAGCTCAATCAAAGACGTCGCGGCGTGAAGCATAGCTTGCTCAAAGTTAAGGTCTGGAATGACGGACGAATTACATATAGCGGATCTATCGCAGCGAATGATAATGAGCCAATTATTGTGATTGGTTTTGAAAATAATAAAGATGGCTATAGTAACATCAAAAAACAAGCCAAAATGGTTGACACTGCCTTTGAAAATCTCCAAGGAAAATACAATTTCAATAATTTTAAGGGCTTGGGTCACTCAAACGGTGGTTTAATTTACACAGCTTTTATTGAAAATTACCTCGGCAGCTATGATGTGGAATTGAAGAAGTTGATGACAATCGGGACGCCTTATAACTTTACTGAAACCAATATCAACAATAAAACTGAGATGTTAGCTGATTTCATTAAAAATCGTGAAAATATTCCGACCACTTTAGCTATGTATTCTGTTGCAGGAACCATTACTTATGATTCAGACGAATTGGTACCAGATACGAGCGTGAGTGCAGGGAAATATATTTATCAAGGACAAGCGGCGCACTATACTGAAACCACAGTCACAGGTGCGGATGCCCAGCACTCGGACTTGCCAACCAATGATGAGGTTGTCTTCTTAGTTCAAGAGCGCCTTGTAGATAGACAAAACCAGCGAAATCAAAGAAATTGA
- the galT gene encoding UDP-glucose--hexose-1-phosphate uridylyltransferase, translating to MARNLLNAFVTEVIANSSFTEIDRIYLTNRVMSLVGEEAAKQETAATSLIDLKDDLLEVALAVGKIGSTLAEQDILGAELMNLVTPAPSQLNQQFWQTYEQDPERAIADFYELSKRNDYIKVKAITKNIAYQTPTEYGDLEITINLSKPEKDPKEIAAAKKAKTSYYPACQLCFENEGYQGRLDHPARANHRIIRFDLAGREWGFQYSPYAYFNEHCIFLDSKHTPMAISRATFERLLDIVETFPGYFAGSNADLPIVGGSILTHDHYQGGRHTFPMEKAELDKTFIFAGFENVEAGIVNWPMSVLRLQSTDKSALVDLADKILQKWRSYSDPTVQILAESNGELHHTITPIARQKNGKFELDLVLRDNQTSKEYPDGIYHPHKDVQHIKKENIGLIEVMGLAILPSRLKNELKEVEEFLLGQIKEVAPYHQVWAEQLKASHSNITVESAQSIVRASVGQIFKRVLEDAGVYKYTKEGQIAFMRFVESVGLKK from the coding sequence ATGGCACGAAATTTACTGAATGCCTTTGTAACAGAGGTCATAGCAAATAGCTCTTTTACAGAAATTGACCGAATTTATTTGACAAATCGCGTCATGAGTCTGGTTGGAGAAGAGGCTGCAAAGCAAGAGACAGCAGCAACCAGCTTAATTGATCTCAAAGATGATTTACTAGAAGTTGCTTTAGCAGTTGGAAAAATCGGCTCAACTCTTGCAGAACAGGATATTCTTGGGGCAGAGTTGATGAATTTAGTCACGCCAGCACCTAGTCAGCTCAATCAGCAATTTTGGCAGACTTATGAACAAGATCCTGAACGAGCTATTGCTGATTTTTATGAGCTTAGTAAGCGCAATGATTATATCAAGGTCAAAGCCATTACTAAGAATATTGCCTATCAAACACCGACTGAATATGGTGATTTGGAGATTACAATCAACCTTTCTAAACCAGAAAAAGATCCCAAGGAAATTGCAGCAGCTAAGAAAGCCAAGACGAGCTACTATCCAGCTTGCCAGCTTTGTTTTGAAAATGAGGGGTATCAAGGGCGGCTAGATCATCCGGCGCGAGCGAATCATCGAATTATCCGCTTTGACTTAGCCGGACGAGAATGGGGCTTTCAGTATTCTCCCTATGCATATTTTAATGAGCATTGTATCTTTTTAGATAGCAAGCATACTCCTATGGCTATCAGTCGTGCTACTTTTGAACGTCTTTTGGACATTGTAGAGACTTTTCCAGGTTATTTTGCAGGCTCCAATGCGGATCTTCCTATCGTAGGAGGCTCCATTCTCACTCACGACCATTATCAAGGTGGACGACATACTTTTCCTATGGAAAAGGCAGAGCTGGACAAAACTTTCATCTTTGCAGGTTTTGAAAATGTAGAAGCTGGTATTGTCAACTGGCCCATGTCGGTTTTAAGGTTGCAATCAACTGATAAATCCGCATTGGTAGATTTGGCGGATAAAATTTTACAGAAATGGCGCAGTTACTCCGATCCGACTGTTCAGATTTTAGCTGAGTCAAATGGTGAACTACATCATACGATTACTCCAATAGCACGTCAAAAAAATGGTAAGTTTGAGTTAGATTTGGTTCTTCGGGACAATCAAACGTCAAAAGAATATCCAGATGGTATTTATCATCCGCATAAAGATGTTCAACACATCAAGAAAGAAAATATCGGCTTGATTGAGGTCATGGGCTTGGCAATTCTCCCATCTCGTTTGAAAAATGAGTTAAAAGAAGTTGAAGAATTTCTTTTGGGGCAAATAAAAGAAGTGGCTCCTTATCATCAAGTGTGGGCTGAACAGTTAAAAGCTAGCCATTCAAATATAACGGTAGAATCAGCTCAATCAATTGTGCGTGCTTCGGTCGGTCAGATTTTCAAACGTGTCTTGGAAGATGCAGGTGTTTACAAGTACACAAAAGAAGGTCAAATCGCCTTTATGCGTTTCGTTGAATCAGTTGGTCTTAAGAAATAG